From the Daucus carota subsp. sativus chromosome 8, DH1 v3.0, whole genome shotgun sequence genome, one window contains:
- the LOC108199441 gene encoding uncharacterized protein LOC108199441, whose product MLRNAVRTIKPLEKRCSFFSAYARRNVLRSGGAAGEDMLIDDVTATVKPLVEPTLLQPRVVVYDGVCHLCHGGVKQVIRADKHKKIKFCCLQSKAAEPYMRVCGVEREDVLRRFIFIEGPEVYHQGSAAALRVLSYLPLPYSALSYLMVVPRPIRDAAYDYVAKRRYSWFGKGDSCLVLQETELLERFVDRDELLDDKQSDP is encoded by the exons ATGTTGAGAAATGCTGTCCGTACGATCAAGCCACTCGAGAAGCGCTGCTCATTCTTTTCAGCTTATGCTCGCCGGAATGTTTTGAGATCCGGCGGCGCCGCCGGCGAAGATATGCTGATAGACGACGTGACGGCGACAGTGAAGCCGCTGGTGGAGCCCACTCTTCTCCAGCCACGTGTCGTTGTTTACGACGGCGTTTGTCATCTCTGTCACGGCG GGGTCAAGCAGGTAATTCGAGCAGACAAACACAAGAAAATTAAGTTTTGTTGCCTTCAGTCTAAGGCTGCCGAACCTTATATGAGAGTGTGTGGTGTTGAGCGAGAGGATGTTCTTCGCCGGTTCATATTCATTGAAGGCCCAGAAGTGTATCACCAAGGATCTGCAG CTGCATTGAGGGTGCTCTCGTACTTGCCTTTACCATACTCAGCTCTGAGCTATCTTATGGTTGTTCCCAGACCTATAAGGGATGCTGCCTATGACTACGTTGCCAAGCGGAGGTATTCCTGGTTTGGGAAAGGGGACAGCTGCTTGGTTTTGCAGGAGACAGAGTTGCTTGAACGTTTTGTAGATAGAGATGAATTGCTAGATGATAAGCAATCCGATCCTTGA
- the LOC108199439 gene encoding uncharacterized protein LOC108199439, protein MLATGARPLFPLFNTAQETQSSNFSQFFTKFSPTHLSFHSNKLTHFGFCVVLGKIRNGLGPFAAKSPRKGVNDVLEIEGFDEDDDFEELDDDFDEEEGDFDEDEDMIVPMRNMKEWLENKPLGFGEGKVYDTTIEDKLAEEIEQSRIAQLANLNKLKNNPGSGSSKNQQKPKVPEVVSSGIRVRLVNLPKKKNIIRDLQRAFKGFPGMINISPVVSGSKKTREPICTGIAFIYFKSTDDANRFIQTFSRQSIAFGKIQKQIKLELMDSSSAKTASEKLVGSNSGPRLAYISANNDLDATSDIETPASNSKDISGEYDSEDDEHISAVEEEERETVEVFSMVEHSEDDDSMMPKEESLSNALSSQPLKKNRTKKKKIVVKGKQKKSAKLNIPGSAKRLKIKEKAVLTDVFSKYGQKADAAVVK, encoded by the exons ATGCTAGCTACCGGAGCAAGACCATTATTTCCACTTTTCAACACTGCCCAAGAAACTCAAAGTTCAAATTTTTCTCAGTTTTTCACCAAATTCTCGCCGACCcatctctcatttcactcaaatAAACTGACCCATTTTGGCTTTTGTGTTGTTCTTGGCAAGATTCGAAATGGGTTGGGTCCATTTGCTGCAAAAAGCCCAAGAAAAGGTGTAAATGATGTTTTGGAAATTGAAGGttttgatgaagatgatgattttgaggaattagatgatgattttgatgagGAAGAGGGTGATTTTGATGAAGATGAGGATATGATTGTGCCAATGAGAAATATGAAAGAGTGGCTTGAGAATAAGCCATTAGGATTTGGAGAAGGTAAAGTGTATGATACTACGATTGAGGATAAGTTAGCTGAGGAAATTGAGCAGAGCAGGATTGCGCAGCTTGCGAATCTTAATAAGCTTAAGAATAATCCCGGAAGTGGTAGTTCTAAGAATCAACAAAAACCGAAAG TGCCAGAAGTCGTTTCAAGTGGAATTCGTGTACGCTTGGTTAATCTTCCTAAGAAAAAGAATATCATTCGGGATCTGCAACGGGCTTTTAAAGGATTTCCTGGAATGATTAATATAAGTCCAGTTGTTTCTGGAAGCAAGAAAACCAGGGAGCCCATCTGCACGGGAATTGCCTTCATCTATTTCAAGTCCACGGATGATGCGAATAG GTTCATACAGACCTTCTCAAGACAAAGTATAGCTTTCGGTAAGATTCAAAAGCAAATAAAATTAGAGCTGATGGATTCAAGTTCTGCAAAGACTGCTTCTGAAAAGTTGGTTGGTAGTAATTCCGGGCCTCGTCTAGCATATATTAGTGCGAACAATGACCTAGATGCTACTTCTGACATCGAAACTCCTGCTTCAAACTCAAAGGACATTAGTGGAGAATATGACAGTGAAGATGATGAGCATATATCAGCTGTAGAAGAGGAAGAGAGAGAAACTGTGGAAGTTTTCAGTATGGTGGAACACAGCGAGGATGACGATAGTATGATGCCTAAGGAAGAGTCTCTATCCAATGCACTGTCGTCACAGCCGCTCAAAAAGAACCGcaccaaaaagaaaaagattgtGGTCAAAGGGAAGCAAAAGAAGTCCGCAAAATTGAATATACCAGGATCTGCAAAAAG GTTAAAGATAAAAGAGAAGGCTGTGCTTACAGATGTATTCTCCAAGTACGGACAGAAGGCTGATGCAGCTGTTGTGAAATAA
- the LOC108199440 gene encoding patatin-like protein 1 codes for METKGILVLSLLLALATTLECAHKSPGIKTTKAKTATVLSIDGGGIRGIIPGTILAFLESKLQELDGPTARIADYFDVISGTSTGGLVTAMLTVPDKDNRPLFAATDINKFYFENGPRIFPQDNVSAKGPKYDGKYLRSIIRESLGNIAMNQTLTEVIIPTFDIKLLQPTMFSTSDGEVSTSKNALLADVCIATFSNPTFLPAHYFETKFEDGKTRSFNLIDGGVVAVNPTQVAITHLFNEIVKGNFEYADIKPMDTTKILVLSLGTGTAKFEEKYNASMASKWSSIDWINPIIDSYSASSADMPDIEVTSLFQSLGAEKNYLRIQENNLVADTTSGDLATTENMKTLENIGNRLLEKSVARVNSDTGAYEPVEKGGTNSDALIRFAKLLSDERKIRKAD; via the exons ATGGAGACGAAAGGAATTCTGGTTCTGTCGCTGCTACTTGCATTAGCAACTACTCTCGAGTGTGCACATAAATCACCTGGTATTAAAACAACAAAAGCAAAGACCGCGACAGTGCTAAGCATCGATGGAGGTGGCATCAGAGGCATCATTCCTGGAACCATTCTAGCCTTTCTCGAGTCCAAGCTCCAG GAACTGGACGGGCCAACAGCAAGAATAGCAGACTACTTTGATGTGATTTCTGGAACAAGCACAGGTGGCCTGGTAACTGCAATGCTCACAGTTCCTGATAAAGATAACCGGCCTCTCTTCGCTGCCACAGACATCAACAAGTTCTACTTCGAGAATGGACCAAGAATCTTCCCACAGGACAA TGTCTCTGCAAAAGGGCCAAAGTATGACGGGAAGTACCTAAGATCGATCATAAGGGAGTCATTAGGCAATATTGCCATGAACCAGACTCTTACAGAAGTGATCATACCAACTTTCGACATCAAACTCCTTCAACCAACAATGTTTTCTACCAGTGAT GGAGAAGTAAGTACATCAAAGAATGCATTACTAGCAGATGTTTGCATAGCCACATTTTCAAATCCTACATTTCTACCAGCACACTACTTCGAGACCAAATTTGAGGATGGGAAGACCCGCAGCTTCAATCTCATTGATGGCGGAGTTGTTGCAGTCAATCCA ACTCAGGTTGCCATAACACATCTGTTCAACGAAATAGTAAAAGGAAACTTCGAGTATGCAGATATCAAGCCAATGGACACTACAAAAATACTAGTACTATCACTTGGCACTGGTACAGCCAAATTCGAGGAGAAATACAATGCAAGCATGGCTTCTAAATGGAGTTCCATCGATTGGATCAATCCCATTATAGACTCTTACAGTGCTTCAAGCGCTGACATGCCTGACATTGAAGTCACGTCGTTATTTCAGTCCCTCGGGGCTGAGAAAAATTATCTGCGCATTCAGGAGAATAATCTTGTCGCGGACACAACTTCAGGTGATCTGGCAACCACAGAGAATATGAAGACACTGGAGAACATAGGGAACAGGCTGTTGGAGAAGTCAGTTGCCAGGGTGAATAGCGATACTGGAGCATACGAGCCCGTGGAGAAGGGAGGTACTAATTCCGATGCTCTGATCCGATTTGCCAAGCTGCTTTCAGATGAAAGGAAAATCCGCAAAGCTGATTAG